One genomic window of Phaenicophaeus curvirostris isolate KB17595 chromosome 21, BPBGC_Pcur_1.0, whole genome shotgun sequence includes the following:
- the RASL10B gene encoding ras-like protein family member 10B, whose product MVATFKIAVLGAQGVGKSAIVRQFLYNEFSEVCVPTTARRVYLPAVVMNGHVHDLQIMDFPPITAFPVNTLQEWADVCCRGLRSVHAYILVYDICCFDSFEYIKTIRQQILETRVIGTSETPIIIVGNKRDLQRGRVIPRWNVSNLVKKTWKCGYIECSAKYNWHIVLLFSELLKSVGCARCKHVHTTIRFQGALRRNRCTIM is encoded by the exons ATGGTGGCAACCTTCAAGATTGCCGTGCTGGGAGCCCAGGGCGTGGGCAAGAGCGCCATAGTCCGACAGTTCCTCTACAACGAGTTCAGCGAGGTCTGCGTGCCCACCACGGCTCGCCGCGTCTACCTGCCCGCCGTCGTCATGAACGGCCACGTCCACGACCTGCAGATCATGGACTTTCCGCCCATCACTGCCTTCCCCGTCAACACCCTACAG GAGTGGGCGGACGTGTGTTGCAGGGGGCTCCGGAGTGTCCATGCCTACATCCTGGTCTATGACATCTGTTGCTTTGACAGCTTCGAGTACATCAAAACCATCCGCCAGCAGATCCTGGAGACAAG GGTCATCGGCACTTCAGAGACACCCATCATTATTGTGGGCAACAAGCGGGACCTGCAGCGGGGCCGGGTGATCCCACGCTGGAACGTTTCTAACCTGGTGAAGAAGACGTGGAAGTGTGGCTACATTGAGTGCTCAGCTAAGTACAACTGGCACATCGTGCTGCTCTTCAGCGAGCTCCTGAAGAGCGTGGGCTGCGCCCGCTGCAAGCACGTCCACACCACCATCCGCTTCCAGGGTGCCCTGCGCAGGAACCGATGCACCATCATGTGA